From one Symbiobacterium terraclitae genomic stretch:
- a CDS encoding inorganic diphosphatase gives MSHGEVEAIVEIPAGSQNKYELDKERGLLRLDRVLYSPVHYPADYGYIEGTLEEDGDPIDILILVSNPTLPGCIVDARLIGVLEMADDKGVDNKLLGVASRDPRYAHVTDLDGVPPHRLREIEHFFRTYKDLEGKQTVINGWFGREAALARLRAAQENYARASARKR, from the coding sequence GTGTCGCATGGTGAGGTTGAGGCGATTGTCGAGATCCCTGCAGGCAGCCAGAACAAGTACGAGCTTGACAAGGAGCGCGGCCTTCTCCGCCTGGACCGGGTGCTCTATTCCCCCGTCCACTACCCGGCGGACTACGGGTACATCGAGGGTACGCTGGAGGAGGATGGGGACCCGATCGACATCCTCATCCTGGTCTCCAATCCGACCCTGCCGGGCTGCATCGTGGATGCCCGCCTGATCGGCGTCCTGGAGATGGCCGACGACAAGGGGGTCGACAACAAGCTGCTCGGGGTTGCGTCCAGGGATCCCCGCTACGCGCACGTGACCGACCTGGACGGGGTGCCCCCGCACCGGCTGCGGGAGATCGAGCACTTCTTCAGGACGTACAAGGACCTTGAGGGGAAACAGACTGTCATCAACGGCTGGTTCGGCCGTGAAGCGGCCCTGGCCAGACTGAGGGCCGCACAGGAAAACTACGCCCGGGCCTCTGCGCGGAAGAGGTGA
- the rnr gene encoding ribonuclease R: MREQIAEFIREKAYKPLGFTELAQAMGIPEKQHEQLRKTLEQMERAGEVVRTRTERYGAPERMNLVVGRLQGHPRGFGFVVSDQPGVEDLFIGREALNGAWHNDRVIARITPPALSGGRREGEVIRILERANPRVVGTFEATKHLAYVVPDEKRLPEDIYVPKGMTNGARSGEKVVVQIVQWPDARRGAEGRIVERLGMKGEVGVDIVSVIRKYGLPEAFPANVLREAEQVPEEVTPEAVQESNRRDLRSWTIVTIDGEDAKDLDDAVSVVRLGKSRWQLGVHIADVAHYVAEGSALDREAYRRGTSVYLADRVVPMLPPRLSNGICSLNPGVDRLTLSCVMEIDGEGKVRSYEIFPSVIRTAARLTYTRVNQILGGEPGAEKGLEALVPLCREMASLMAVLRERRMRRGALDFDLPEAKVHLNDRGWPTEVRRVDRGTAERIIEEFMLVANETVAEHCTTRGLPLLFRVHEAPAADRIAGLREFLGLFGYNLRLPRDGSVTPADLQKVTEWCQGRPEEGLIGSVLLRTMRQARYSEEPEGHFGLATEHYCHFTSPIRRYPDLVVHRVLRAHLLHPRGLPGKLRARWERTMPEAARHCSERERVAMEAERETIELKKAEFMSDKIGQQFPGVISGVTQWGFYVQLENTVEGLVHISTLTDDYYHFYSEHYALIGERTRRRFRLGDRVVVRVLKVDVDNRQIDFALDADTEVHTVVATGRAGRQRAARKAAAAGRPEPERPKRKGRRKASGKAKAAESREAPAARAEAAGSAETALRRQERSDQPEREHKVVKLHAQAKGSGRFDMWGLPVPEHRLRARDAADPTVNNPFSLSRPAADDDDAPHGEAQRPVRLARRPRRRAEARKRNGDNG; this comes from the coding sequence GTGAGAGAACAGATCGCAGAGTTCATCCGGGAGAAGGCGTACAAGCCGCTGGGCTTCACCGAGCTGGCGCAGGCGATGGGCATCCCGGAGAAGCAGCACGAGCAGCTGCGCAAGACCCTGGAACAGATGGAGCGCGCGGGCGAGGTGGTGCGAACGCGGACCGAGCGCTACGGCGCGCCCGAGCGGATGAACCTGGTGGTCGGGCGGCTTCAGGGGCACCCGCGGGGGTTCGGCTTCGTCGTCTCCGACCAGCCCGGCGTGGAGGACCTCTTCATCGGTCGGGAGGCGCTGAACGGCGCCTGGCACAACGACCGGGTCATCGCGCGCATCACCCCGCCCGCGCTGAGCGGCGGCCGCCGGGAGGGCGAGGTGATCCGGATCCTCGAGCGGGCGAACCCCCGGGTCGTGGGCACCTTCGAGGCGACCAAACACCTGGCCTACGTCGTGCCCGACGAGAAGCGCCTGCCGGAGGACATCTACGTCCCCAAGGGCATGACCAACGGCGCCAGGAGCGGCGAGAAGGTCGTCGTGCAGATCGTGCAGTGGCCCGACGCCCGGCGCGGCGCGGAGGGGCGCATCGTCGAGCGGCTGGGGATGAAGGGCGAGGTCGGCGTCGACATCGTGAGCGTCATCCGCAAGTACGGTCTTCCGGAGGCCTTCCCGGCCAACGTGCTGCGGGAGGCCGAGCAGGTGCCCGAGGAGGTCACGCCGGAGGCCGTCCAGGAGAGCAACCGGCGCGACCTGCGCTCCTGGACGATCGTCACCATCGACGGCGAGGACGCCAAGGACCTGGACGACGCGGTCAGCGTGGTCCGGCTCGGCAAGAGCCGCTGGCAGCTGGGCGTGCACATCGCGGACGTGGCCCACTACGTGGCCGAGGGCTCGGCGCTGGACCGGGAGGCCTACAGGCGGGGCACCTCCGTCTACCTCGCCGACCGGGTGGTGCCGATGCTGCCGCCCCGGCTCTCCAACGGCATCTGCTCGCTCAACCCGGGCGTCGACCGGCTCACCCTCTCGTGCGTGATGGAGATCGACGGGGAGGGGAAGGTGCGGTCCTACGAGATCTTCCCCTCGGTGATCCGCACCGCGGCGCGCCTCACCTACACGCGTGTCAACCAGATCCTGGGCGGCGAGCCCGGGGCCGAGAAGGGGCTGGAGGCGCTGGTGCCGCTCTGCCGCGAGATGGCCAGCCTGATGGCCGTTCTGCGCGAGCGGCGCATGCGGCGCGGCGCCCTGGACTTCGACCTGCCGGAGGCGAAGGTGCATCTGAACGACCGCGGCTGGCCCACGGAGGTCCGGCGCGTCGACCGCGGCACGGCGGAGCGCATCATCGAGGAGTTCATGCTCGTGGCCAACGAGACCGTGGCCGAGCACTGCACCACACGGGGCCTTCCGCTGCTCTTCCGCGTCCACGAGGCCCCGGCGGCGGACCGCATCGCCGGGCTGCGGGAGTTCCTGGGCCTGTTCGGCTACAACCTGCGGCTGCCGCGGGACGGCTCCGTCACCCCCGCAGACCTGCAGAAAGTGACTGAGTGGTGCCAGGGCCGCCCGGAGGAGGGCCTGATCGGCTCCGTGCTCCTGCGCACTATGCGCCAGGCCAGGTACAGCGAGGAGCCGGAGGGGCACTTCGGGCTCGCGACCGAGCACTACTGCCACTTCACCTCGCCGATCCGCCGCTACCCTGACCTGGTGGTGCACCGGGTGCTGCGGGCCCACCTCCTGCACCCGCGGGGGCTGCCCGGGAAGCTGCGGGCGCGGTGGGAACGGACGATGCCCGAGGCCGCCAGGCACTGCTCCGAGCGGGAGCGCGTCGCGATGGAGGCCGAGCGGGAGACCATCGAGCTGAAGAAGGCCGAGTTCATGTCCGACAAGATCGGCCAGCAGTTCCCCGGCGTGATCTCCGGCGTGACCCAGTGGGGGTTCTACGTGCAGCTGGAGAACACCGTGGAGGGCCTGGTGCACATCTCCACCCTCACCGACGACTACTACCACTTCTACAGCGAGCACTACGCGCTGATCGGCGAGCGCACCCGGCGCCGCTTCCGCCTGGGCGACCGGGTCGTGGTGCGGGTCCTGAAGGTGGATGTGGACAACCGGCAGATCGATTTCGCGCTGGATGCCGACACCGAGGTCCACACCGTGGTCGCCACGGGCCGCGCGGGGCGGCAGCGGGCCGCCCGCAAGGCGGCGGCCGCCGGCAGGCCCGAGCCCGAGCGGCCGAAGCGCAAGGGGCGGCGGAAGGCGTCGGGCAAGGCGAAGGCAGCCGAGTCCCGCGAGGCGCCTGCGGCCCGTGCTGAGGCGGCCGGTTCAGCCGAGACAGCGCTGAGGCGGCAGGAGCGGTCGGATCAGCCCGAGCGCGAGCACAAGGTGGTCAAGCTCCACGCCCAGGCGAAGGGCAGTGGCCGGTTCGACATGTGGGGCCTTCCTGTTCCCGAGCACAGGCTCCGGGCGCGGGATGCCGCGGATCCCACGGTGAACAACCCTTTCTCGCTGAGCCGGCCCGCGGCAGACGACGATGACGCCCCCCACGGCGAGGCCCAGCGGCCGGTCCGGCTGGCGCGCCGACCGCGGCGGCGGGCGGAGGCCCGCAAGCGGAACGGTGACAACGGGTGA
- the smpB gene encoding SsrA-binding protein SmpB — translation MAKGKTGDEIQPIAENRKARHDYFVEETYEAGIVLVGSEVKSCRAGRVNLRDSYAQIKDGEIFLHNCHISPFEQANRFNHEPLRPRKLLMHKREIQRLFGKVREKGFTLVPLRLYFKKGRVKVELALAKGKRSYDKREDIAARDVKQEMARALRGKYDD, via the coding sequence ATGGCCAAGGGAAAGACCGGTGACGAGATTCAGCCGATCGCGGAGAACCGCAAGGCCCGCCACGACTATTTCGTGGAGGAGACCTACGAGGCCGGGATCGTTCTCGTCGGTTCCGAGGTCAAGTCCTGCCGCGCCGGACGGGTCAACCTGCGTGACAGCTACGCGCAGATCAAGGACGGCGAGATTTTCCTCCACAACTGCCACATCAGCCCGTTCGAGCAGGCCAACCGGTTCAACCACGAGCCGCTCCGGCCGCGCAAGTTGCTGATGCACAAGCGGGAGATCCAGCGCCTCTTCGGAAAGGTCCGTGAGAAGGGTTTCACGCTGGTCCCGCTGCGGTTATACTTTAAGAAAGGCAGAGTGAAGGTCGAGCTTGCGCTGGCGAAGGGCAAGCGCTCCTACGACAAGCGCGAGGACATCGCCGCCCGCGACGTGAAGCAGGAGATGGCCCGTGCCCTGCGGGGCAAGTACGACGACTGA
- a CDS encoding MarR family winged helix-turn-helix transcriptional regulator, which yields MLARPSVNQQVAEIDELLREVGALLRKRGRDILGNFDITSPQFDALLVLREHGELTMGELCAKMYLACSTATDLIDRMERNGLIERVRDTADRRVIRLRVLPKGSELIEQVLEARQAYLSTAMAGLGASDKARIIRTLEELSALLARDVQG from the coding sequence GTGCTTGCAAGGCCTTCGGTGAACCAGCAGGTGGCGGAGATCGATGAGCTCCTCAGAGAGGTGGGGGCACTCCTGCGGAAGCGGGGGCGCGATATCCTGGGGAACTTCGACATCACCAGCCCGCAGTTCGATGCGCTCCTGGTGCTGCGGGAGCACGGGGAGCTGACCATGGGTGAGCTGTGCGCCAAGATGTACCTCGCCTGCAGCACCGCGACCGATCTGATCGACCGCATGGAGCGAAACGGTCTGATCGAGCGGGTGCGCGATACCGCCGACCGCCGGGTGATCCGGCTGCGGGTCCTGCCGAAGGGCAGCGAACTGATCGAGCAGGTTCTCGAGGCTCGTCAGGCGTACCTTTCCACCGCCATGGCAGGCCTGGGCGCAAGCGACAAGGCGCGCATCATCCGAACGCTGGAGGAGCTCAGCGCGCTGCTGGCCCGAGACGTTCAGGGCTAG
- the murI gene encoding glutamate racemase: MTGTTEDTARPIGFFDSGEGGLTVARAVAELLPHENLLYACDTAHFPYGPRPLAEVRSFFLRFMEFFVEQNCKLVIVACNTATAAAIDLLKGAAFPVPALGVVQPGAAMAARVSTTGRIGVAATQGTCDSGIYPSTIRAIRPDARVIQQACPILVIRAEEGVISGPEVRAEVERCLAPILAEQVDTLVLGCTHFPHMAAVIADVVGPGVRLVDPGQATAAQVADLLEARGLRNPGPAPGERRAFTTGDPERFLEVANRLWPGGVGAAAQI; the protein is encoded by the coding sequence ATGACCGGCACCACCGAAGATACCGCAAGGCCCATCGGCTTCTTCGACTCAGGGGAGGGCGGGCTGACCGTCGCACGGGCGGTCGCCGAGCTGCTGCCCCACGAGAACTTGCTCTACGCCTGCGACACCGCGCACTTTCCCTACGGTCCCCGCCCGCTGGCCGAGGTGCGGTCCTTTTTCCTGCGTTTCATGGAATTCTTCGTCGAGCAGAACTGCAAACTGGTGATAGTGGCCTGCAACACGGCCACAGCGGCAGCCATCGACCTGCTGAAGGGCGCGGCGTTCCCGGTGCCCGCGCTGGGGGTCGTGCAGCCCGGCGCCGCCATGGCGGCCCGGGTCTCGACCACCGGCCGCATCGGAGTGGCGGCCACGCAGGGGACCTGCGACTCGGGCATCTACCCGAGCACGATCCGCGCGATTCGCCCGGACGCCCGGGTCATCCAGCAGGCCTGCCCCATCCTCGTCATCCGCGCCGAGGAGGGGGTCATCTCCGGGCCCGAGGTGCGGGCGGAGGTGGAGCGGTGCCTCGCGCCGATTCTCGCCGAGCAGGTCGACACGCTGGTGCTGGGCTGCACCCACTTCCCCCACATGGCGGCCGTGATCGCCGACGTGGTGGGCCCCGGGGTGCGGCTGGTGGACCCCGGCCAGGCCACCGCGGCGCAGGTTGCCGATCTCCTGGAGGCGCGCGGCCTCCGCAACCCGGGGCCCGCCCCCGGTGAGCGGCGGGCCTTCACCACGGGGGACCCGGAGCGCTTCCTCGAGGTCGCCAACCGGCTGTGGCCGGGGGGCGTGGGCGCTGCCGCACAGATCTGA
- the rph gene encoding ribonuclease PH, with product MRQDGRMPHEMRPITITRNYNMHAEGSVLIEVGHTRVICTVTVEDRVPPFLKGRGEGWITAEYGMLPRATGQRAGREAARGRQGGRTMEIQRLIGRSLRSVVDLKALGERTLLIDCDVIQADGGTRTAAITGAFVALVDAVDGLRRAGLIARLPVSDYLAATSVGVVDGVPLLDLAYGEDSRAAVDLNLVMTGSGGIVEIQGTGEERPFSRRQLDELLALAESGIRQLVAAQRHSLGALGAEVGSLVGQAVGAGQ from the coding sequence ATGCGGCAGGACGGTCGGATGCCCCATGAGATGCGCCCCATCACCATCACGCGCAACTACAACATGCACGCCGAGGGCTCGGTGCTGATCGAGGTGGGACATACCCGCGTGATCTGCACGGTCACGGTGGAGGACCGGGTCCCGCCCTTCCTGAAGGGAAGAGGAGAAGGCTGGATCACCGCCGAATATGGCATGTTGCCCCGCGCAACGGGGCAGCGGGCCGGCCGTGAGGCCGCACGCGGCAGGCAGGGCGGCCGCACGATGGAGATCCAGCGGCTGATCGGCCGGTCCCTGCGCTCCGTCGTCGACCTCAAGGCGCTGGGCGAGCGGACGCTGCTGATCGACTGCGACGTGATCCAGGCCGACGGCGGCACCCGCACCGCGGCGATCACCGGAGCCTTCGTCGCCCTGGTGGATGCGGTGGACGGGCTGCGCCGGGCCGGGCTGATCGCCAGACTGCCCGTCAGCGACTACCTGGCGGCGACGTCGGTGGGCGTGGTCGACGGCGTGCCGCTCCTGGACCTGGCGTACGGCGAGGACTCGCGGGCCGCGGTCGACCTGAACCTGGTGATGACCGGGTCCGGCGGGATTGTGGAGATTCAGGGCACGGGCGAGGAGCGGCCGTTCAGCCGCCGGCAGCTGGACGAGCTGCTGGCTCTGGCCGAGAGCGGGATCCGGCAGCTGGTGGCGGCGCAGCGCCACAGCCTCGGTGCCCTGGGAGCGGAGGTCGGTTCCCTTGTCGGACAGGCGGTTGGTGCTGGCCAGTAA
- the rdgB gene encoding RdgB/HAM1 family non-canonical purine NTP pyrophosphatase, with protein sequence MSDRRLVLASKNPGKLREFRDLLAGRSIEVIGLDPDAPEVAETGTTFEQNALIKARAAAAATGLPALAEDSGIVVDALGGEPGVRSARWVPGSDEDRLRALLARMEGVPAELRTARYVSVIAVVLPSGREELFRGEWEGRLTEAPRGTGGFGYDPIFELPDGRTAAELTLQEKNAVSHRARALARCLERLPALLEEG encoded by the coding sequence TTGTCGGACAGGCGGTTGGTGCTGGCCAGTAAGAACCCGGGGAAGCTGCGGGAGTTCCGCGACCTCCTGGCCGGTCGGTCGATCGAGGTGATCGGGCTCGACCCCGATGCGCCCGAGGTGGCCGAGACGGGTACTACCTTCGAGCAGAACGCGCTGATCAAGGCCCGCGCCGCTGCGGCGGCCACGGGCCTTCCCGCGCTGGCGGAGGATTCGGGCATCGTGGTGGACGCGCTGGGCGGCGAGCCGGGGGTCCGCTCGGCCCGCTGGGTTCCGGGAAGCGACGAGGACCGGCTACGGGCCTTGCTGGCCCGCATGGAGGGCGTGCCGGCGGAGCTGCGGACCGCCCGGTACGTGTCGGTGATCGCGGTCGTGCTCCCCTCGGGGCGGGAGGAACTGTTCCGGGGCGAGTGGGAGGGCCGGCTGACCGAGGCGCCCCGGGGCACGGGCGGCTTCGGCTATGACCCGATCTTCGAGCTGCCGGACGGCCGGACGGCGGCCGAGCTGACGCTGCAGGAGAAGAACGCCGTCAGCCACCGGGCCCGGGCGCTCGCCCGGTGCCTGGAGCGGCTTCCGGCGCTGCTGGAGGAGGGCTAG
- a CDS encoding YfcE family phosphodiesterase, whose translation MLRIGVVSDSHRRFAYVPDMREKCGRLDWLLHAGDHLSDAPRIAADLGVDPSRVRAVAGNCDFPETEPDELLLELEQVRILMVHGHRHGVKSGPQRVLYRAQEAGARVAIFGHSHVSFLEDVGGVLLLNPGSLSLPRRPGDLPSCAVLELAGGEVRARLQFLGEDSI comes from the coding sequence GTGCTGCGGATCGGTGTGGTCAGCGACAGTCACCGCCGGTTTGCGTACGTGCCGGACATGCGGGAGAAGTGCGGTCGGCTGGACTGGCTCCTGCACGCGGGCGACCACCTCTCCGATGCCCCCCGCATCGCCGCCGACCTTGGGGTTGACCCGTCGCGGGTGAGGGCGGTGGCGGGGAACTGCGACTTCCCCGAGACGGAGCCCGACGAGCTGCTGCTGGAGCTGGAACAGGTGCGGATCCTGATGGTCCACGGGCACCGCCACGGGGTGAAGTCCGGGCCGCAGCGGGTGCTCTACCGGGCGCAGGAAGCCGGCGCCCGGGTGGCGATCTTCGGCCACTCGCACGTGTCGTTCCTGGAGGACGTCGGGGGCGTGCTGCTGCTCAACCCGGGCTCTTTGAGCCTGCCCCGGCGCCCGGGCGATCTGCCCTCCTGCGCCGTCCTGGAACTGGCCGGCGGAGAGGTCCGCGCCCGCCTGCAGTTTCTGGGCGAAGACAGCATTTAG
- a CDS encoding DUF378 domain-containing protein, with translation MFIARLLVVIGALNWGLIGLFGFDLVAFLFGGQMSLISRIVYTLVGIAGVAMIADFATTRQRT, from the coding sequence ATGTTCATCGCGAGACTCCTGGTCGTGATCGGCGCGCTGAACTGGGGGCTGATCGGGTTGTTCGGTTTTGACCTGGTGGCCTTCCTGTTCGGCGGGCAGATGTCGCTGATCTCCCGGATCGTATACACCCTCGTCGGCATCGCCGGCGTGGCCATGATCGCGGACTTCGCCACGACTCGCCAGCGGACCTGA
- a CDS encoding lactate racemase domain-containing protein produces the protein MTDGVDLPLMIPVVQHFAAPEVADVEAAMRAALDGLRLRSVVGPGMRVAITAGSRGIRNIPLILRTAAGYLKELGAEPVVVAAMGSHGGGTAEGQLAVLRSLGVTPEAVGCAVHGGVEVVELGRTGEGRPVYFDAFAAACDGVLVINRIKPHTSFRGRLESGLVKMMVVGLGKPAGAAQFHACAPERLSDALAEMGRVILQRAPILGGIAVLENAREETADLVPVGRDELIEREMALLERARALLPRLPVRALDLLIVEEMGKDIAGTGMDTNVIGRVGIFGVPDGDPAVRRIVVLDLTEASHGNANGMGLADFITRRFQRKIDFPTTYLNTLTATFVQRARMPIVCETDRDAIATALRTLGRPAPDRVRAMRIRNTLMLERLWVSPAVWAEIGGSPGLTAAGPPGPMRFDPEGRLLPEPA, from the coding sequence ATGACCGACGGCGTCGACCTGCCGCTGATGATTCCCGTCGTGCAGCACTTCGCCGCGCCTGAGGTGGCCGACGTGGAGGCGGCCATGCGTGCGGCCCTCGACGGGCTGCGCCTGCGGTCGGTGGTCGGGCCCGGCATGCGCGTGGCCATCACCGCGGGGAGCCGGGGCATCCGGAACATCCCGCTGATCCTGCGCACAGCCGCAGGGTACCTCAAGGAGTTGGGCGCCGAGCCGGTGGTGGTTGCCGCCATGGGCAGCCACGGCGGCGGCACGGCCGAGGGGCAGCTGGCCGTCCTGCGGAGCCTCGGCGTGACCCCCGAGGCTGTAGGGTGCGCGGTGCACGGCGGGGTCGAGGTGGTGGAGCTGGGGCGGACCGGGGAGGGTCGCCCGGTCTACTTCGATGCGTTCGCAGCCGCGTGCGACGGTGTGCTGGTGATCAACCGGATCAAGCCGCACACCTCCTTCCGCGGACGGCTGGAGAGCGGCCTAGTGAAGATGATGGTGGTCGGCCTGGGCAAGCCGGCCGGCGCGGCGCAGTTCCACGCGTGCGCCCCGGAGCGGCTCTCCGACGCCCTGGCCGAGATGGGCCGGGTGATCCTGCAGCGGGCGCCCATCCTGGGCGGCATCGCCGTGTTGGAGAACGCCCGGGAGGAGACGGCCGACCTCGTGCCGGTCGGGCGCGACGAGCTGATCGAGCGCGAGATGGCCCTGCTGGAGCGCGCCAGGGCGCTGCTGCCCCGCCTGCCCGTCCGGGCGCTGGACCTGCTGATCGTGGAGGAGATGGGCAAGGACATCGCCGGTACGGGCATGGACACCAACGTGATCGGCCGAGTCGGCATCTTCGGCGTGCCGGACGGCGATCCGGCCGTCCGGCGCATCGTCGTGCTGGATCTGACCGAGGCCTCCCACGGCAACGCCAACGGCATGGGGCTGGCCGATTTCATCACCCGACGGTTCCAGCGCAAGATCGACTTCCCAACCACCTACCTCAACACGCTCACGGCGACCTTCGTGCAGCGGGCCCGGATGCCGATCGTGTGCGAGACCGACCGGGATGCGATCGCCACAGCGCTCAGGACGCTTGGCAGGCCCGCCCCGGACCGGGTGCGGGCGATGCGCATCCGGAACACCCTCATGCTGGAGCGGCTCTGGGTCTCCCCGGCGGTATGGGCGGAGATCGGGGGCTCGCCCGGCCTTACCGCCGCCGGCCCGCCCGGTCCGATGCGGTTCGACCCGGAGGGGCGGCTGCTCCCGGAACCGGCCTAG
- a CDS encoding threonine synthase codes for MTYMTHLECARCGRTYDADQIMNLCACCGPLLVRYDLKAAAAAVRPADLAGRVSSLWRYREVLPVRSDEHVVTLGEGMTPLLSVRRLGESLGLPNLMLKDEGVNPTGTFKARGSAVGMSRARELGIRKVAMPTNGNAGGAWSAYGARAGIEVTLVMPVDAPAMSVLEAVAVGARAYMVRGQITDAGAIVARSAKAHGWFEAATLKEPYRIEGKKTMGYEIAEQLGWRLPDAILYPTGGGVGIIGIYKAIREMMAMGWLPEGARMPRLVAVQAAGCAPIVKAFHEGREASERWEGAETVAQGIRVPKALGDFLVLEAVRATGGTCVAVPDEDTLWGLQQISRTEGLFICPEGASLVGAARRLREQGWLQPEDRVVLLNTGAGIKYPDILRPELPVLEKDATI; via the coding sequence ATGACCTACATGACCCACCTGGAATGCGCCCGCTGTGGCAGGACCTACGACGCGGATCAGATCATGAACCTGTGTGCGTGCTGCGGACCGCTGCTCGTCCGCTACGACCTGAAGGCCGCCGCGGCGGCGGTGCGCCCGGCGGACCTCGCCGGCCGGGTCTCCAGCCTCTGGCGGTACCGGGAGGTCCTCCCCGTCCGCAGCGACGAGCACGTCGTCACGCTGGGCGAGGGCATGACCCCGCTGCTCTCCGTCCGGCGGTTGGGCGAGTCCCTGGGCCTGCCCAACCTCATGCTGAAGGATGAGGGCGTGAACCCCACCGGCACCTTCAAGGCCCGCGGCTCGGCCGTGGGGATGAGCCGGGCGAGGGAGTTGGGCATCCGAAAGGTCGCCATGCCGACCAACGGCAACGCCGGCGGCGCCTGGTCCGCCTACGGCGCCCGGGCCGGCATCGAGGTCACCCTGGTCATGCCGGTCGACGCCCCGGCGATGAGCGTGCTGGAGGCGGTGGCCGTGGGGGCCCGCGCCTACATGGTGCGCGGCCAGATCACCGACGCCGGCGCCATCGTCGCCCGGTCGGCGAAGGCGCACGGCTGGTTCGAGGCAGCCACCCTCAAGGAGCCGTACCGCATCGAGGGCAAGAAGACCATGGGCTACGAGATCGCCGAGCAGCTGGGCTGGAGGCTGCCCGATGCGATCCTCTACCCCACCGGCGGCGGGGTGGGCATCATCGGCATCTACAAGGCAATCCGCGAGATGATGGCGATGGGCTGGCTGCCGGAAGGTGCCCGGATGCCCCGTCTGGTGGCCGTGCAGGCCGCCGGCTGCGCACCGATCGTCAAGGCGTTCCACGAGGGCAGGGAAGCCTCCGAAAGGTGGGAGGGTGCCGAGACCGTGGCGCAGGGGATCCGCGTGCCGAAGGCCCTGGGCGACTTCCTCGTGCTCGAGGCCGTGCGCGCCACCGGCGGCACCTGCGTCGCCGTGCCGGACGAGGATACCCTCTGGGGCCTGCAGCAGATCAGCCGGACCGAGGGCCTCTTCATCTGCCCCGAGGGTGCCTCCCTGGTCGGCGCCGCCCGGAGGCTGCGGGAGCAGGGGTGGCTGCAGCCGGAGGACCGGGTCGTGCTGCTCAACACCGGCGCCGGGATCAAGTACCCGGACATCCTGCGGCCCGAGCTGCCGGTGCTGGAGAAGGACGCGACGATCTAG
- a CDS encoding rhodanese-like domain-containing protein — MFGFRPKMASITTAELQARLERGEKPTIIDVREPWEYAEGHVPGAVLKPLGQIRTWAAELNRDDEILVICRTASRSAMACQYLSRLGFTNVKNVEGGMVAWRGKVAR, encoded by the coding sequence ATGTTTGGATTCAGACCGAAGATGGCCTCAATCACCACAGCCGAGCTGCAGGCCCGCCTCGAGCGGGGGGAGAAGCCGACGATCATCGACGTGCGGGAGCCCTGGGAGTACGCGGAGGGGCACGTACCCGGTGCGGTGCTGAAGCCGCTGGGGCAGATCCGCACCTGGGCGGCCGAGCTGAACAGGGACGACGAGATCCTGGTGATCTGCCGCACCGCAAGCCGATCGGCGATGGCCTGCCAGTACCTGAGCCGCCTGGGCTTCACCAACGTGAAGAACGTCGAGGGCGGCATGGTGGCCTGGCGGGGAAAGGTGGCCCGCTAG